The Kribbella sp. HUAS MG21 genome includes the window ACCCAGCGCGGCGGGGTGCTCTCGCAGGCCTATCGCGGACGGCTCTTCGACCCGACCAACGAGCTCTACCACGTCTACAAGGAGCTGCTGGGGCCGGCGCTGGCCGCGCTCGCGCCGAGGATCACCGAGGTCGCGACGAAGCAGGACGGCGGCCCGCGGTTCTTCTGGGGCACGTCGGCGTACAACTACTGGAACAGCAACCCGGACTTCAACCCGGACGCCTGGCTCTCGTTCCCCGCGTCGGCCGCGTCCCCGCCCACGCAGCAGGACGCGCTGGTGCAGGCGGAGACCCGGACGGTGCCGATCACCGCGGGAGCTTCGGTACGCCGGGAGGACGGCCGCGGGTTCGTCCGCCTGAACGCACGCCCGGCGGGTACTACGATCGCGGTCCGCACCTTGCTGTACGCCGACCGCGGCAGCTACAGCCCTGTCGGCGTGCTGATTCGGACGAACGGTACGGCGACCCTGCAACTGCGCAAGGAGCGGACGCTCGCGCCCTACCACTCGTTGACGCTGCCGGACACCCACGGCCGGTGGCGCTACATCACCTACGACATGAACACCAGCAAGCTGCGTGGCAGCGCGGGCGGGGACAACCTCGCCTACTACACGATCGTCGGATCTCCGGGAGTCTCGGTCGACGTCGACGCCGTCAACCTGCAGGCGAAGACCCAGCTCACGCCGCCGCAGTTCCCGCAAGGGAGCGACGTACGCCTGCTCGCCGTCGCCGGTGAACCGCTCGCGGCCGCGTTGCCGGCCACGGATCAGGAGCCGCTGGCCTACACCGCCGGTACGACGTTGCCCGCCGGGGCGCGCGTCGACGCCGGCACCGGAACCCTGTCCTGGACACCGACAGCGGCGCAGCGCGGCGAATACCGCACGTTCGTGGTGGCTTCCGATCCGGCGACGGACGCCGTACTGCGGGTCCGGCTGACGGTCAGCACCGATCGACGGGCCGCCATCGCCGCCGCGCTCGAGGGCTACGACGCCGCCGCCGAGTACGTGAGCGCGACGAAGGCCGAGGTCGAGCGGACGGTGGCGGACGCCGAAGCGCACGCCGGGAGCGCGGACTCGGCGACGTTCGCCGCCGACCTCGCCGCTGTCCAGGCCGCGGTCGCGAACCTGGAGAAGCTGACGCCGGCCATGGCCGACGACGGATCGTTCGACTACTGGGGACGTGCCACCTCGGCGACGATCACCCCGGTTGCCCTGGGCAACATGCTCGACGGTGACTTCAACACCTTCTCCGGTGACCTGCGGGCGCCGGCGGTCATCGACTACGGCGCCGGCTTCCGGATCCGCGCCGACGCGTTCGGCCTGCAGGCGCGGTACAACTTCGCGAACCGGTCCCAGGGCGCCAACGTGTACGGCTCGAACGACGGCCGGACGTGGACGCTGCTGACGTCCCGCGAGACCACCGACACCTCCGCCCGTGGCTTCGCCCTCGAGCGGATCCCGGTCCGCGACGAAGCCGAGAGCCAGAGCTTCCGCTTCCTCAAGCTGCAGGTCGATCACCCCGGAGTACCGACGGATCCGGCATACCCCGGCATCTCCAGCTTCAGCGAGTTCCGGATCTACGGCCAGCGCGTGGAAATGAGTACGGCGCTGAACGGGTCGCTCCGCATCTACGACGGCCACGGCGGGTTCACCAATCTCGCCGAGGTTCAGTTCCTCCACGTCCCCTGATTCGCAGGAGAACCTGATGGTGAATCCACGCCCCAGTCGCCGCACCGTTCTGCTTGCCACCGGTGGAACACTCGTCGCCACCCAGCTCCACTTCCAGCCCGCCGCGGCCGTCGAACCGCCGACGACGGCCGGGTTCGCACACCCCGGACTTCTGCACAGCGCCGACGACCTGGACCGCATGCGCGCCGCGGCCGCCCACCAGCGGGCGCCGCAGTACGACGGGTTCCGGGCGCTCGCGGCGCATCCGAGGTCGTCGTACGACTACGTGGTCCGCAACGCCGGGCACATCACGTCCTGGGGTCGCGGTCCGGCGAACTTCATGGCGGAAGCGGTCAGCGACTCGTGTGCGGCGTACCAGAACGCGCTGATGTGGGCGGTCACCGGCGACGTCCGGCACGCCGACAAGGCGCGGGACATCCTGAATGCCTGGTCCGGCAGCCTCGAGACGATCACCGGCGCGGACGGGCAGCTCGGCTCCGGCCTGCAGGGCTTCAAGTTCGTCAACGCCGCCGAGCTGCTCCGGCACACCGGCTACACCGGCTGGGCGCAGGCCGACGTCGAGCGGTGCGCCGAGTCGTTCCGCAAGGTCTGGTACCGCTCGTTCGCCGGCACCGCGTTGTTTGCCAACGGCAACTGGGATCTCGCCGCGCTGCAGTCGGTGATCGCGATCGCGGTGTTCTGCGACGACCGGGTGATGTTCGAGAACGCGGTCCGGTACGCCGTGGCCGGTGCGGGCAACGGCCGGATCGAGCACATCGTGGTCGAGGCGACCGGGCAGGGCCAGGAGAGCGGACGCAGCCAGGCGTACGCGCAACTCGCGCTCGGGCTGCTCGCCGACACCGCGGCGGTCGCCTGGAACCAGGGCGTCGACCTCTTCGGCCACGGCGACGACCGGATCCTGAAGGGCTTCGAGTACACCGCCCGCTACAACCTCGTCAACGACGTCCCGTTCACCGCCGACCTCGATCGCACCGGCAAGTACCTCAAGACCGCCGTCGCCACCGGCAACCGCGGCCAGTTCCAGCCGATCTACGAGCTGGCCTACGGCCACTACGTGGGTCGTCGCGGGCTGCGGGCGCCGTACCTCGAACAGGTCGTCTTCCGCGGCGGCAGCCGCTTCGTGGAAGGCACCAACGACGACCACCCGGGCTGGGGCACACTCACCCAGGCCAGAGACCACGTCCCGCCTTCCACACCAGAGGTCCCGCCAGGTACGCCGTACGGCCTGACCGCGCGCCACGACTCGAACGGCGTCGTGCTGGCGTGGGCGCGCTCCGTCGAGCCGCGCAGCCGCACGGACGCGGTGAGCTACACCGTCAAGCGTGCGACCGACGGTGCATTCACCACGATCGCCGGCGGTCTCACCGCGACGTCCTTCGTGGACAGTACGACGAAGCCGGGGCGGACGTACTACTACACGGTGGAGGCGACGAATGCCGCCGGGATCAGCGCGGTGTCGCTGCCCGTCGCGATCGAGCGGCTGCCGTGGGCGAGCACGGACATCGGCACCGTACGGCGCGCCGGACGGACGGACTTCGACGGCCGCGCGTTCGTGATCGAGGCCGGCGGCGCGGACCTCGGCGGGACGCAGGACAGCTTCCGCTTCAGCTACGTTCCGATGGTCGGTGACGGCACCCTCACCGCGCGGGTCGTGCACCCGGTCAGCTCGCAGTACGCGAGCGTCGGCGTGATGATGCGGCAGTCGCTCGACCCCGGCGCCGCGCACGCGTCCATGCTCGTCAAGGGCCTGCCGCTGCACACCTGGAGCGGGGTGTGGACCGTCCGGCCGGAGACCGGTGCGCCGACGACAGGCACCGGCAGCACCGCCGTCCCGCCCACCCAGCAGCAGGCGATCACGATCAACGCAGGCTTCCCGATCTCGGACCTCGGCTCGCTGCCGCAATCGGCAACCCCGCTCGGGGCGCCGTACGTCGAAGCGGCCGGCGACGGCTACCGGTTGCGCAAGCCGTACTGGGTGCGGATCGTGCGCGAAGGCAACCGCTTCACCGGCTACCTCTCCCCCGACGGCACGACGTGGACCGAGGCCGGCTCGTCACGGCTCCGGCTCGGTCAGCAGTTGTACGTCGGACTGGCCGTCTGCTCGACCCTCGACGCGACGCACGCCGAGACGACGACCGCGGCCTTCGACAACGTCACCGCCCCGGGCTGGTCGGTACGCCGCCCGGACGCGGTCACCGGCGCACTGTCCGCGAAGGCCACCCCGAGTGCCGTCGAGCTGACCTGGACCGACCTCGACGTCTCCGCCCGCTCCTCGGTCCACCGCAGCACGACGCCCGGCGGGCCGTACAAGGTGATCGCCCGGGACGTGGCCGGGTACGGCGTGGAGTCGCGCTATCGGGACGCGACCGGCGTACCGGGAACGACGTACTACTACGCGGTCGCGAAGACCAACGTGGCGGGCGCGGGGCCGTGCTCGGCGGAGGCGACCGCGACGATGCCGGCGCCGCCCGCGCCCGAGATCACGAGCGCGGCGACCGCCTACGCCAACGTCGGCAAGCCGTTCCACTACCGGATCGCGGCCACCAACGACCCCACCAGCTACTCCACACGCGGTCTCCCCGGCGGTCTCGCCACCGATCCGCGCACCGGGATCATCTCGGGAACGCCTTCTGCACAAGGTGTCTTCACCGTCACCGTCACTGCCACCAACGCAACCGCCGCGAGCGACAAACAGCTCGTTCTCACGGTCGCCGCGCCGCCGCCCGCACCGTGGGCCTACCGCGACCTCGGCGACTACGTGCTCGACGAACGCCGGCTCGACACGTTCGGCGCGGTCGCGGTCCGCACGCCCGGCATCACCAGCTACGCGGACGGCAGGTTCGTCGTCCGCGGCGCCGGCTCCGACCTGAATATCATCAACCAGGGCATGACGGCGCAGTACGCCTCCGTGCTGCTCACCGGCGACCGGACGATCACCGCGCGCGTCGTGAGCAGCGACCCGGGCGGGCGGATCGGGCTGCTCATGGCCAAGTCGCTGTCCCCGTTCGACCAGGTGGCCGGCGTGATCCTGACCGGTGACAAGTCGCAGTTCGTCCGCCGGCTGCGCGTCGCGACCACGCTCGTCACCACCGAGACGACCGGCGCCGCGACATGGCTGCGGCTCCGTCGTACCGGCGACACCTTCGCCGCCGAGACCTCCGCCGACGGCGCCAGTTGGACGCCGCTCGCGGCACCGGCTGCGATCGCCGGATTCGGCGACGCGCCGTACCACGCCGGCCTCGCCGTCGTGTCCCGCAACCCCTTCGCCCTCAACACCACCGTCTTCGACCACGTATCGATCAGCTGAACCAGGAGCCGCTGATGAGCATGTCAGTCACCCGCCGCACGACCCTCAAGGCGGCCGGCGCCGCCCTCGTGGGCGCCGCCTCCGGTGTCCTCGGCGCCGGCCGCGCCGCCGCTGGAGAGCAGACCGCCGCCGGGAGCACGGTCGTCAGCTATCCGATCCCGTTCGGTGTACCTACCAACGCCGGCTTCACCGTGAAGGTTCGTCCGGCCGGCCGCGCGTGGGTAACGCTCGGCGTCTACCTGGCCAAGCTCGCCCTGATCGATCCGGCGACCGGCCGCAACACCGCCCAGAACTCCTCGATGGCGTCCTTCGACTTCTCCGGCACCGTCGAGGTCGAGGTCACCTATACCAAGGGGTCCTTCGAGAAGGCCCGCATCCGGCCCGACTCCTACGGCATCACGCCGGAGGTGCAGGGCAGCACCCTGCGCTTCACGCTCGACCGGCCCCGCAACCTGGTCGTCCAGGTCGACGACAAGATCTTCGACTGCCTGCACCTGTTCGCGAACCCGATCGAGACGGAGCGGCCCGATGAGAACGACAAGAACGTCATCTACTTCGGCCCCGGCGTCCACACGCATCCCGACCGTACGCTGAAGGTCGCCAGCGGCCAAACCGTCTATCTCGCCGGCGGCGCGGTCCTCACCTCGAACGTCGTCTTCGAGGGCGTCGAGAACGCCCGGCTGATCGGCCGCGGCATGATCTACAACGCCACCGGCGGCGCGATCCTCGTCCACGACTCCCAGAACGTCCAGGTCGAGGACATCACCGTGCTCAACCCCCGGTACAACACGATCACGGTCGCCGAGTCGGAGAACGTCAGGATCACCGGCCTGCGCTCCTTCAGTCACCTGGGCTGGGGCGACGGCATCGACATCTTCTGCTCCGAGAACGTCACCATCGACGGAGTCTTCCTGCGCAACTCCGACGACTGCATCGCGCTCTACACCCACCGCTGGGACTACTACGGCGACACCCGGAACATCACCGTCCGGAACTCCACCCTGTGGGCCGACGTCGCGCACCCGATCAACATCGGCACCCACGGCAACCCCGACCCGGCCGCTCCCGAGGTCCTGGAGAACCTACGCTTCGAGAACATCGACATCCTCGACCACCGCGAGCCGCAGCTGCTCTACCAGGGCTGCATCGCCATCAATCCCGGCGACGGCAATCTCGTACGGGACGTGAAGGTCGACGGGATGCGCGTGGAGGACATCCGCTGGGGCCAGCTCATCCACCTGCGGGTCACCTTCAACCCGAAGTGGAACACGGCGCCCGGCCGGGGCATCGAGTCCGTGTACATCAAGGACCTCTCCTACGCCGGCACCCATGCCGGCATGTCGGTCATGCTCGGTCTCGACGCCGAGCACCTCGTCAAGGACGTCACCTTCGAGAACCTCGTCGTCAACGGCCGCGTCATCCGCGACAGCGGCGGCAAGCCCAGCTGGTACCTGGCCTCCGACGGCGTGCCGCTGTTCGTCAACGACCACGTCCGCAACCTGCGCTTCCTTACGACGGAGGAGGCCGCCGCGGCCCGATAACCCTTGCCCACCGCTCCATCGCCCCGAGGAGAAGGACACATGAAGGAGATCGACCGACGCACCCTGCTCAAAGCCGCCGGAGGTGTGGCCGCGGCCGGACTGACGGCCACCGCCGGCGTCACCGCACTCGACCGGCCGGCCGACGCCGCGCCGGCCACGTTCACCCACCCCGGCGGGCTGCACAACTGGGGTGACCTCAACCGCGCGAAGGTCCGGGTGGCCGCGGGCGACGACCCGTGGCTGTCCGGCTGGAACCGGCTGGTCGCCAACGGGCACGCGCAGTCCACCTGGCAGCCGAACCCGCAGGCCACGATCGTCCGCGGCGGCACCGGCGAGAACTACGGCATCCTCTACAACGACATCCACGCCGCCTACCAGAACGCGCTGCGCTGGCGCGTCCAGGGCACGACCGCGCACGGCGACTGCGCCCGGAACATCCTCAACGCCTGGTCCGCCAGGCTCACCACCGTGACGGGTAACGCGGACCGGTTCCTGGCGGCCGGCATCTACGGCTACCAGTTCGCGAACGTGGCCGAGCTGATGCGCGACTACCCGGGCTTCGACCTGGCCCGGTTCAAGACGATGATGCTGAACGTCTTCTACCCGCTGAACAACTCGTTCCTGGTCAACCACAACGACGCCTGCATCACGAACTACTGGGCCAACTGGGACCTCTGCACGATGAACTCGATCCTTGCCATCGGCATCCTCTGCGACGACGCGGCGAAGTACGACCAGGCCGTGAACTACTTCAAGAACGGCGCCGGCAACGGCTCGATCCGGCACGCGATCCCGTTCGTGTACGACGACCAGGGCCTCGCGCAGTGGCAGGAGGCCGGCCGGGACCAGGGCCACACGCTGATGGGTATCGGGCAGCTGGGTGCCTTCTGCGAGATGGCCTGGAACCAGGGCGAGGACTTGTACGGCTACGACGACAACCGGTTCCTCAAGGCCGCGCAGTACGTCGCGAAGTACAACCTCGGCCAGGACGTCCCGTTCACGAAGTACACCTGGGGCACCGGGCAGGACTGTGCCTACCGGGAGCACACGGTGATCTCCAGTGCCAGTCGCGGCCAGGTCCGGCCGGTCTGGGAGATCCTGCACTTCCACTACACCAGGCGCAAGTACCTCTCCGTTCCCTACATCTCCGCGATGGCCGCGCAGGTGCGGCCCGAAGGCGGGGGCGGCGACTACGGCTCCACCAGCGGCGGCTTCGACCAGACCGGCTTCGGGACCCTGGCCTACGCCAAGTAAACGCACCGTCGATCGGCCCGGGCCGAGCTAGATGCTCGGGTCGGGCCGTTCGCTGTTTACGCTAACGCCGAATGCTGCACCCGGGACCACAGTCGCGTCAAGAGGACAGCGCGGTCAGTCCGTCCGGTCGGCCAACGCTCGCCGGATCGCTCGTAAAACAAGGCAGATTCCCACCGGAAGATTGGTGAGCCCCGAGGTCTTGACGCGACCCCGCCGGATCGCTCTAATCATGGCACTCGTTCTGTTCACGTAAACATTTCCGGAGGCATGAGATGACCCCGCCTGCCAATCTCTCCCGTCGTGCTGTGCTCAGTGGCGCTCTCGGACTGGCCGCCGCAGGAGCGCTGGGTGCCTGTGGCTCGAACAAGGGAACCGGAGCCGCCACCGGTGGTGGCGGGGCCAAGGTCTCGCTCAGTCAGTGGTACCACCAGTACGGCGAGAAGGGGACGCAGGAGGCCGCGAAGCGGTACGCCGCCGAGTACACCGCGGCCGGCGTGCAGATCCAGTGGATCCCGGGCGACTACCCCGCCAAGCTGTCCAGCGGGCTCTCGTCCGGCAACGGGCCGGACGCCTTCGAGGGGCACCTCGAGCGGTCGCTGGTCAGCTCGGGGCAGGTCGTGCCGCTCGACGACCTGATCGCCGACGTCAAGGACGACTACGCCGAGGGTGACCTGGCCGCGAACTCGATCGACGGGAAGCTGTACTCGATCCCGATGATCAACGACCCGCAGATGATCTACTACCGCAAGAGCCTGTTCGAGGCCAAGGGCATCAAGCCGCCGCAGACCGTCGACGACCTGATCGCGGCCGCCAAGGAGCTGTCGGACAAGTCGGTCAAGGGCCTGTTCGCCGGCAACGACGCGAACAACACCGGCGGCGGCCTGTTCCCGGCCGCGGTCTACGCCACCGGCGGGCGGCTGCTCACGCCCGAGAACAAGATCGGTTTCGACCCGGCGAAGGTCGCCGAGGTCCTGGTCAAGCTCCGCAAGCTGTCGGCCGACAAGAGCCTGCTGCTCGGCGCGCCGACCGACTGGTGGGACCCGTCGGCGATCAACCAGAACCTGTGCGCGATGCAGTGGATCGGCATGTGGGCGGTGCCGGGGATGACGACCGCGCTCGGCGCCGACGAAATCGGCGTCTTCCCGTTCCCAGGCGCGACCGGCGGCAAGCCGGCCGTGATCTCCGGTGGTTGGTCCGCGTTCGTCAGCGCGAAGTCCAAGAACGTCGACGCCGCGAAGGCGTTCACGAAGTGGTTGTGGGTGGAGAAGACCGACCTCCAGGAGGACTGGTCACTCAGCTACGGCTTCCACATTCCGCCGCGGAAGAGCCTCGCCGCGAAGGCCTCGAAGCTGCAGAGCGGTCCGGCCGCCGAGTCGGTGAAGCTGAACACGGAGTACGGCGTCCAGGGCAACCCGAACTGGACCCCGGCGATGAACACCGCGCTCACCGACGCCGTGACGCGGGTGATCGGCAAGGGCGCCGACCCGGAGACCGAGCTGGCCGGCGCGGTGAAGAAGATCGGCACCGAGCTCGACAAGATCTTCGGGTGATGGCGCAGCAGACCACCGCGGCGCCCGCGCAGGCAGCAGCCAAATCCGCACCGGCCGCGCGGCGGACCCGGGCGATCCACGGGCAGCGGCGCGCGTTCTGGCTGTTCGTCGGGCCGTTCCTGATCGGGCTGGCGGTCTTCGTCTACTTCCCGATCATCTGGAGCGCGTTCCTCAGCTTCTTCGACGCGCAGGGCACGGTGACCCCGACCAAGTTCGTTGGCCTGGGCAACTACGTGACAATGCTCAGCGACCAGGCGTTCGTCTCGTCACTGGTCACCTTCACCGCGTTCGCCGTGCTGATCGTGCCGACCACGTTCGCGCTGTCGCTGTTCCTGGCGGTCCTGGTGAACCGCGTCCGGGTGGCGCGGGCGTTCTTCCGCTCGGTGTTCTTCCTGCCGACCGCGTGCTCGTACGTCGTCGCGTCGCTCATCTGGAAGCTGTCGATCTTCAACGGCGTCCGGTTCGGGATGGCGAACACGCTGCTCGGCTGGATCGGTGTGGAGCCGATCAGCTGGCTGTCCTCGCTGGATCCGCCGTGGTACTGGCTGGTGATCGTGACGGCGCGGCTGTGGCTGCAGGCCGGGTTCTACATGATCCTGTTCCTGGCCGCCCTGCAGAACATCAATCCCGAGCTGTACGAGGCGGCGTTCGTCGACGGGGCGAAGCCGGGCTGGCCGGTGTTCCGGCACATCACGTTGCCGCTGCTCCGGCCGACCTCGATCTCGGTGCTGCTGCTCTGCCTGATCGCGGCGTACCAGGCCTTCGACGAGTTCTACAACCTGCTCGGCGCGGTCGAGTACGCGCGCCCGCCGCTCGTCTACCTGTACCAGCTCGCGCTCGGCAGCCAGCAGAACTTCGGCCTCGGCAGCGCCGGGTCGCTGATCCTGGCCGCGATCATCGCCGTCGTCACCGTGCTGCAGGGCAAGCTGCTCGGCTTCGGCCGGCCCAGCGACTAGGAGGTCGTCATGGACGCTCAACAACCCGTTGGCTACCAACGGACCGTCGCCGGACGGATCGCGAACGGCGCCGGCATGACCGTGCTGATCGTGATGACGCTGCTGTTCCTGATCCCGTTCTACCTGCTGATCCGCAACGGTCTGGCCAGCACGAAGGACATCACCGCACCCGGCTGGACGCTGTTCCCCACCGACGTGCAGTGGAACAACCTCGTCGACCTGTTCAACGACCCCGAGATCCCGATGCTCAGCTCGCTGCGGAACTCGGCGATCGTCGCGGTCCTCACCACCGCCGGCACCCTGCTGGTCAGCGCGCTGGCCGGCTACGCGCTGGCCCGGATCCAGCACCCGCACAGCAACAAGGTCTTCTACGCCGTCCTCGCCACACTGATGATCCCGGGCGCGGTGACGTTCGTGCCGAGCTTCGTCATCGTCTCCTGGCTCGGCTGGGTCTCGGACTACCGCGGCCTGATCATCCCGTCGCTGTTCAGCGGGTTCACCGTGTTCCTGTTCCGGCAGTACTTCCTCTCGTTCCCCAAGGAGCTCGAGGAGGCGGCCCGGATCGACGGCCTCGGGTACGGCGGGACGTTCTGGCGGATCGTCGTACCGAACTCCGGGAACTTCATCGCCGCGATCGCCGTGATCACGTTCATCGCCAGCTGGAACTCGTTCCTCTGGCCGCTCGTGGTGGCGCAGGACCAGAGCGCGTGGACCGTCCAGGTCACGCTCTCGACGTTCGTCACCGCGCAGACCATCAACATCCCGCAACTGTTCATGGCGGCAGCCGTCTCGATCCTGCCGCTGGTGCTGGTGTTCGTGTTCCTCCAGCGCTACCTCGTCCAAGGCGTGGCCCAGACCGGCCTCAAGGGCTGACCCGCTCCGACCACCTGAGGGACTGATCATGAGATTCCGAAGAACCTGGACAGGCGTCCTGCTCGCCGCCCTGGGCGCGAGCCTCCTCGCCGGCCCCGCCCGGGCAGAGGCGCCCGAGGAGTACAACTCCTTCCGCCCCGGACAGCCCTGGCTGGACACCGGCGGCAAGGTCGTCCAGGCGCACGGCGGTCAGGTCGTACCGGCCACCGACGCCGAAGGGCGCCGTATCTACTACTGGTACGGCGAGGACCGCAGCAAGGGGTACTTCAACAGCCCGGGCGTGCACGTCTACTCGTCGTACGACCTCTACAACTGGCGGGACCAGGGCCTCGCGCTGCGGGCGATGAGCTCGCCCGACCAGTTCGAGAACGACCAGTACTTCGCCAAGCTCTACAAGGACTACTCGGCCGCGCAGAAGGAGGTCGTCTGGCGGGACCTGTCGACCAACGACGTCCGTACCGACGGCTGGGCGCGGCCGTCGATCCTCGAGCGCCCGAAGGTGATGTACAACCGGTTCACCAAGAAGTGGGTCATGTGGGTGCACTCCGACGGCCCGTCGTCGCCGACCAGTACGTCGACCTACGCCCGGGCCGAGGCCGGCGTCGCGATCGCCGACTCGCCGAAGGGCCCGTTCCGGTGGATCGACTCGTACCGGCTGAACCGGGTGCCGAGCGACTCGGTGCCGTGGTGCGGTACGTCGTCGGCGTTCGACCCCGCGGGCGGGATGGCGCGGGACATGAACGTGTTCGTGGACGACGACGGAACGGCGTACATCATCTACTCCTCCGAGGAGAACCGGACGATGTACGTCTCCAAGCTGAACAGGTCGTACACGTACCTGTCCGCGGCACCGGAGAACGCCGTGCAGGGCAAGGACTTCGTCCGGACGCTGGCGTGCAACCAGCGCGAGGCGCCGGCGATGTTCAAGTCCGAGGGCACCTACTACCTGGTGACGTCCGGCGCGACGGGCTGGGACCCGAACCCCGCGCGGTACGCGACCTCGCAGCACATCCTCGGCCAGTTCACCGACCGCGGGAACCCGATCACCGGCGCCGGCGCGGCGAACACCTACCGCTCGCAGAGCACGAACGTGGTCCCGGTCGACCAGAAGCGCAACAAGTTCCTGTTCATGGGCGACCGGTGGACGCCGAGCGACCTCGCGAACTCGCCGTACGTCTGGATGCCGATGAAGTTCGGTGAGGGCGGCAGCCTGACGATCGGCCCGGACACCGAGTGGACGCTGAAGGACCTCACGCCGTACACACGGTGGACCGTCACCAGCGCGATCCCGGAAACGGTCTGGCTCAATGACCCGAGCAGCCTGCCGAGCACGGTCAAGGTGACGACAGCCGATGGCTCGTCGCAGGTGCCGGTCACCTGGGACGCGTCGACCATCGCGCAGCCGGGACCCGCGAGCCTGCGCGGCACCCTGTCCGACGGCAGGACGTTCACCCGCGCGGTCGTCGTCGTACCCCACGGTCTCCGGTACGCCGTCAACGCCGGCGGAACCGCCACACCGGACTGGACGCGCCTGACCCAGGCGGCGACCACCGAGCAGCCCCTGCTCAACTCGGCACCCGAACAACCGCTCGGCACCGATCCCGGCACGGGAACCACCTGGGGTTACACGGGTTCCAGTGCACCGGCCGGCACCGGCGACCTCTACACCACCCTGCGGTACGCCAAGAACCACGAGCCGCTGGTCTACACCTTCGGCAACCTGGAGCCCGGCACGTACACGGTCCACGCCGGGTACTACGACCCGTGGCCGTGGGCGAACCGCGCGGCAGAGGTGAGCGTGAACGGCACTGTCGTCGACCAGCAACGCCTGTTCACCGCAACCGGCGTCGCGGCGTCGTACGGCGGAGTCCAGGTCGGAGCGGACGGCAAGATCACCGTGTCGATCGCGCCGACCAGGTCACCCGACATCCAGGTCAGCTGGCTGCTGATCGCCCGTACGGCGTAGTCGCCGCACTTATGCTGATGCCATGTCGAACGAGGTCAGGCGGCCGCGCCGCGGCGTGAAGGGTCACCCGAAATCGGGGCCCTCCATCGGTGACGTGGCCCGCCTGGCGGGCGTGTCGGCGCAGACCGTGTCGCGGGTGTCGACCGGGTCGGAGCCGGTCCGGCCGGAGACCCGGGAGCGGGTCCTCGAAGCCATGCGGCAGCTCGGCTACGCGCCGAACCACGCCGCCCGGGCGCTGCGCCGCGGGAACTTCCGCTCGATCGGCCTGATCGCCCACCGGGTGATCCGCACCGGTGAGTCGAAGACCATCGAAGCGGTCATCGAGGCGGCGCGGCGCGAGGGCTACT containing:
- a CDS encoding alginate lyase family protein, producing MKEIDRRTLLKAAGGVAAAGLTATAGVTALDRPADAAPATFTHPGGLHNWGDLNRAKVRVAAGDDPWLSGWNRLVANGHAQSTWQPNPQATIVRGGTGENYGILYNDIHAAYQNALRWRVQGTTAHGDCARNILNAWSARLTTVTGNADRFLAAGIYGYQFANVAELMRDYPGFDLARFKTMMLNVFYPLNNSFLVNHNDACITNYWANWDLCTMNSILAIGILCDDAAKYDQAVNYFKNGAGNGSIRHAIPFVYDDQGLAQWQEAGRDQGHTLMGIGQLGAFCEMAWNQGEDLYGYDDNRFLKAAQYVAKYNLGQDVPFTKYTWGTGQDCAYREHTVISSASRGQVRPVWEILHFHYTRRKYLSVPYISAMAAQVRPEGGGGDYGSTSGGFDQTGFGTLAYAK
- a CDS encoding sugar ABC transporter substrate-binding protein; translated protein: MLSGALGLAAAGALGACGSNKGTGAATGGGGAKVSLSQWYHQYGEKGTQEAAKRYAAEYTAAGVQIQWIPGDYPAKLSSGLSSGNGPDAFEGHLERSLVSSGQVVPLDDLIADVKDDYAEGDLAANSIDGKLYSIPMINDPQMIYYRKSLFEAKGIKPPQTVDDLIAAAKELSDKSVKGLFAGNDANNTGGGLFPAAVYATGGRLLTPENKIGFDPAKVAEVLVKLRKLSADKSLLLGAPTDWWDPSAINQNLCAMQWIGMWAVPGMTTALGADEIGVFPFPGATGGKPAVISGGWSAFVSAKSKNVDAAKAFTKWLWVEKTDLQEDWSLSYGFHIPPRKSLAAKASKLQSGPAAESVKLNTEYGVQGNPNWTPAMNTALTDAVTRVIGKGADPETELAGAVKKIGTELDKIFG
- a CDS encoding sugar ABC transporter permease — protein: MAQQTTAAPAQAAAKSAPAARRTRAIHGQRRAFWLFVGPFLIGLAVFVYFPIIWSAFLSFFDAQGTVTPTKFVGLGNYVTMLSDQAFVSSLVTFTAFAVLIVPTTFALSLFLAVLVNRVRVARAFFRSVFFLPTACSYVVASLIWKLSIFNGVRFGMANTLLGWIGVEPISWLSSLDPPWYWLVIVTARLWLQAGFYMILFLAALQNINPELYEAAFVDGAKPGWPVFRHITLPLLRPTSISVLLLCLIAAYQAFDEFYNLLGAVEYARPPLVYLYQLALGSQQNFGLGSAGSLILAAIIAVVTVLQGKLLGFGRPSD
- a CDS encoding carbohydrate ABC transporter permease, with amino-acid sequence MDAQQPVGYQRTVAGRIANGAGMTVLIVMTLLFLIPFYLLIRNGLASTKDITAPGWTLFPTDVQWNNLVDLFNDPEIPMLSSLRNSAIVAVLTTAGTLLVSALAGYALARIQHPHSNKVFYAVLATLMIPGAVTFVPSFVIVSWLGWVSDYRGLIIPSLFSGFTVFLFRQYFLSFPKELEEAARIDGLGYGGTFWRIVVPNSGNFIAAIAVITFIASWNSFLWPLVVAQDQSAWTVQVTLSTFVTAQTINIPQLFMAAAVSILPLVLVFVFLQRYLVQGVAQTGLKG
- a CDS encoding family 43 glycosylhydrolase — its product is MRFRRTWTGVLLAALGASLLAGPARAEAPEEYNSFRPGQPWLDTGGKVVQAHGGQVVPATDAEGRRIYYWYGEDRSKGYFNSPGVHVYSSYDLYNWRDQGLALRAMSSPDQFENDQYFAKLYKDYSAAQKEVVWRDLSTNDVRTDGWARPSILERPKVMYNRFTKKWVMWVHSDGPSSPTSTSTYARAEAGVAIADSPKGPFRWIDSYRLNRVPSDSVPWCGTSSAFDPAGGMARDMNVFVDDDGTAYIIYSSEENRTMYVSKLNRSYTYLSAAPENAVQGKDFVRTLACNQREAPAMFKSEGTYYLVTSGATGWDPNPARYATSQHILGQFTDRGNPITGAGAANTYRSQSTNVVPVDQKRNKFLFMGDRWTPSDLANSPYVWMPMKFGEGGSLTIGPDTEWTLKDLTPYTRWTVTSAIPETVWLNDPSSLPSTVKVTTADGSSQVPVTWDASTIAQPGPASLRGTLSDGRTFTRAVVVVPHGLRYAVNAGGTATPDWTRLTQAATTEQPLLNSAPEQPLGTDPGTGTTWGYTGSSAPAGTGDLYTTLRYAKNHEPLVYTFGNLEPGTYTVHAGYYDPWPWANRAAEVSVNGTVVDQQRLFTATGVAASYGGVQVGADGKITVSIAPTRSPDIQVSWLLIARTA